In Chlorocebus sabaeus isolate Y175 chromosome 11, mChlSab1.0.hap1, whole genome shotgun sequence, one DNA window encodes the following:
- the STAC3 gene encoding SH3 and cysteine-rich domain-containing protein 3 isoform X4 — MLRQDPAANRNDPVFETLRTGVIMANKERKKGQADKKNPLAAMMEEEPESARPEEGKPQDGNPEGDKKAEKKTPDDKHKQPGFQQSHYFVALYRFKALEKDDLDFPPGEKITVIDDSNEEWWRGKIGEKVGFFPPNFIIRVRAGERVHRVTRSFVGNREIGQITLKKDQIVVQKGDEAGGYVKVYTGRKVGLFPTDFLEEI; from the exons CCTGCGCACTGGGGTGATCATGGCAAACAAGGAACGGAAGAAGGGACAGGCAGATAAAAAAAAT CCTCTAGCAGCCATGATGGAGGAGGAGCCAGAGTCGGCCAGACCAGAGGAAGGCAAACCCCAGGATG GAAATCCTGAAGGGGATAAGAAGGCTGAGAAGAAGACACCTGATGACAAG CACAAGCAGCCTGGCTTCCAGCAGTCTCATTACTTTGTGGCTCTCTATCGGTTCAAAGCCCTGGAGAAGGACGATCTGGATTTCCC GCCAGGAGAGAAGATCACAGTCATTGATGACTCCAATGAAGAATGGTGGCGG GGGAAAATCGGGGAGAAGGTCGGATTTTTCCCTCCAAACTTCATCATTCGGGTCCGGGCTGGAGAACGTGTGCACCGCGTGACAAGATCCTTCGTGGGGAACCGTGAGATAGGGCAGATCACTCTCAAGAAGGACCAG ATCGTGGTGCAGAAAGGAGACGAAGCGGGCGGCTACGTCAAGGTCTACACCGGCCGCAAGGTGGGGCTGTTTCCCACCGACTTTCTGGAGGAGATCTAG